ACTGTATTTTGAAGCAAgatgtatgtataaaaaaaccTGCAACTGGAATGAATTAATGTAGTCTTACTTTTTTTATGAACTAGAAAAATGTCACTGGTGCATGTAAGAGGGAAAAATTCCATGCAACATTATCACAAACGTCACTGTATGAAGTTTGCAAAGAAACATAATGCCGTTGACACCATTTGCTTCGACTTCAATGTAGACCCTGGGAATCAGTGCCGCACAGTGAAACTGCACACCACTGTTTCACGCTGGCACGCCTCCAGCACGTTCTGAAGTTACCGAACCAAATTCTGAGCCGACTGACGCATTTACGCCAAATTCACACATTTAGCCCTTTGCTGACCAATAAGTCATCAGTGGGTTTGCCTGTGTATGCTGTAGACaaaaggaagaaggaaggaCAATACCGGTGAAAGTACAGAAGGAAACGAAGAACATGCCGTTGTCTCTGGATGAGTATGAATCTTTGATGAAGATTGTGGTCCGCCATGTTGCCACAGTCATGTTTACTTACACTCTCGTTGTGCGTTGAGCAACACCTGGTGGAACTTTGGTTTTACTTAACTGGTGTAAACGCAGGCCGATTGGAACTAGAACCTAAACGGAAACTGTGTTGGATGCTTGCCAGTGTGTAAAGCAAATCCAGTGCAAGAACTCCTCCACATTTACCTTAATCGCCCCATTTCAATTTACTGGGTAAAATGTAAGCAacaatcatttcacatttttcattatAATGGAGCATTATTATCTTTAAAGAGGCCCAAATTTTTTTGAGCTTGTTACACTGGATGTTGCAGGTGTACCTACGTAAGTGACTGATTGAAGAGTCAAGCACTTGATTATCACAACAAAAATAGCTTTTTGTGACAACCCCAGAGGTGCATTTAATGGCCAGCGTTCGTTCTCTAGGCAAACGTAACATCACATTTATGTTACCGTTGTGCGGCTTATCCTCATAGTGAGATCTTTACCAGAAATTCTCACTCCTTCCCACCAAATGTGGGTGGGATCCACAGTTTTGAGGactgaggagaggacagagcGGAGAGGGAAGAAAATGAATGCCTGTGTCCCCCCCATTGAAACACCACCATGAGGAGTCTCAAGGGCAGAAAATCTGACTTATTATCACAGAGTGAGGGGAAATAAAGAGGGGAAAAACGAAAGGAAGAGAGGATGAGAGCGAAAAGACCACTCctgctctcctccctcctcaatTAGTCCTGCACAGACCAGATGAAGCTCCCAACCTctccagtttttcttttcttcctttacaccccctccttttcctttctttttttcttttgctcagCCATTTACTCAGCCTTCTAGTTAACTCTCCATCCCTTTGCCTGCACACAGCCATCTGCTCATCGATCAGTTTCCTGCTCACACTGTATTCATGCTGCGCCTACTTGCTCAGTTGCCTTGCTCTTgtgattcctcctcctcctcctcccatgaATTCTGACCTTCTCCGAATGTTGCCTGCCAATGAAATGCTCATTCACTCGCTCTGTGTTTGCACATTGTCATGGGATGGCCATGTGCTGCCAGGACTAGTGAAGAGCTTTGGCATTGTGCTGTAATGTGCTGTTTGCTTCAGTGTTCTCCGTCAATGTCAAAACATCTCccctttttaatattaaattcaCTCTCAAGTGCTTGTCAATAGCAGCTTAGAATTACGCGCACATCTGTGCACTGGTATACACGAACACACCGGTGGAAAAAATAGGCAAAACATTCTCAGTGCAATAGACCTTGTTGAGCAAAACATAAGTGAACTTTGTCTGGAGgccagtttatttatttattttttatctggaTTGGTTCATTTTGTGTCCTTAGTTGTTTTCTCTTAGGCCTTGTTGTTCGTTTGAATAAAGTCAGAGTAGAAAACGCAAGGCTACACTAGAAACAAATGTAAGATGGTACATTTACCTTGAAGTAAGAATAAAAAACGTATTCGCACTTATAGCATGTTAATAacagttttctgatatttctaCTATTGGAGCTGGAAGTGTGGCCTGTGATTTAGTTTGTAGCGGTTGTAAATCTTAAATCCTAAAGACGGTGAATTGTCTGTTTAACTGCACGTTCTTTACTTTTGTGGCTTTATGAAAATCCTCAATGATTCTTTAGTTCATTTATTAGCCACAGCGATTTAAGGAAACCTTAAACCAAGGCGGTCGTCGCTGTAACAGTTTGCCActtgtgtttgtccacagacGAACCTACCCATCTTCAAGCTGAAGGAGTCCTCTGTGCGGAGGCGATACAGTGACTTTGAGTGGCTCAGAGCGGAGctggagagggagagcaaggtgAGACATTGACGGCAACTCGGCACAAAGCCTCTGAAATACTTGCCTCACCAAATCTTTATATTACATTGACCACATCTGCCTTTGTTGTGCTTCATCTAGAGGCAAGTTGCTGTTCACGTCTTCTCTCACTCACTGATTTTCCACTGCTTAATCCTACACATGAAGGTTGTAGAGGAGCCACtcccaatcccagttgacagcGGTTGCAAAAGGCTGGTTACACCCTGTACAGTTCGCGAGTCCTtcgcagggcaaacatatagtgtccaattaacctgtGCATATTTTAGGAGTGTGGGAGTAAGTcagagaaaggcccttggtcaaACCGGGATTAGCCACTCCTTTCccatgtcatgtgaccatttTTACAGCTTCTAAAACTTTTAAATTCTTGGGGAGCATTTTTACTGTTGGTTTTGAGCCTCACGTAACTTGTGTTTGGGTAGCACTGACCATAGGAGATCAGATCTGACCTTGGTTTATCGGACTTCACAGACTTCACGGTTATTAATGTCTTAATTCTAAGCACATATGTTCTCGTTAACCTGCCGGTCTGTGATTTCCTCTCATTCCAGGTGGTCGTCCCTCCTCTTCCAGGAAAGGCGTTTATCAGACAGCTTCCATTTCGGGGGGACGATGGGATATTTGAAGATGGTTTCATTGAGGAGCGAAGACAGGGTCTGGAGCAGTTTCTCAACAAGTAGGCTGTTTCACAACTTTGACTTTCTCTGTTCCTCCCCTATCTTGCCTTGAggtaaaaacttttttttattctttacagCTTCTCTGTATCCACAGTCATTTGCAGCTTCTGTCTCAGCGAGGTGTTCTAACTCTGCAGAACAATGAAACACTTTGTGCATCAAGTATAttcaactttttcacttctctTATTGTTAACAAACTGAAACAGCTTAGACGGGcagatctttttcttttcctccttaatTCTCTTTCATAATTACCCTGCAAAGgacaaaaataacttaaagAGGACTCAAGTGTGCACCTCACAACATCATTTTTCccagatttgttttattgttgatgtGTAATTTATGATAATTGCAGCTCAAATTACAGCGCGTGGTTCCATGGGATGCTGTGTGCACCTCTGCTTATTTTTGATCCAGCACGTCCTCGTTTTCAGCTGCAGAACAATAAAAGTTACTGTGTGATTGTAATTATTTGCTTTGATTGCAGACTTGGCCATTATCTTTGTTTCATGTGCAAATGCGTCAATGTTTCCTGTTGGAATATTAAGTGCGCAAAGACAGTTGAGAAAATTAAAATCCATAAATAAGAATGTGCTGGCAATTAAGGTTTTCCCCCCTTTGCCTCCAGTGAATGAAACGCCGCCGTTGATCATATCATTGTTCAGACTTAATACTGGACGATGTGGCTGGCAGCATTGTTTTAATCTGTGATTGAGAGCATTGTGAAGACAAAATCGTTTGGGACCATTGTTGCTTTGAAACAACTGAGAAGGAGGAGATGAGATAAGCGTCAGTTTTTGATTAGCCTCAAACGGCGTAATTCAAACTTCAGGTATAAGAGAAGGGCAACACATCCCCACTTCAGAAAAAAAGCAAGCAAGGCCTTGAGAATCTCCCGCTGCACGTCGTCCTCAATGGCAGCCTTTCCAAAAAACCGACTAAATAGAGTTTGTTGTATCGCAGTGTTGATTTTCAACTGATTGCCCTAATATTTGTCGTGGCCGTGCCTCATGAGCAGCTTAATTTATCCGAAATATTGATCTGTTTTGAGACATTCAGTCTCAGCTGCACAGGCTCAGGCCCATTAAGCTCGTGTTTGTCATCTGGAGGGGAATTAAAAGGAAAGCCTCATGTCAGAGTGGCTTTAACGGAGGGTCAGAGTCATAACTTAGCTGTAATGGATGTGATGTAATCAAATTCATTTCGGTAAATGATACTCGCATGTAAAAGTAGaggttgagaaaaaaaaaatgatttcaccgAGTTCCTCCCCCTTGTGCACTCAATTCGAAACTCTTCACTTGTGTTATCGTCACTGGGTTTTCGCGTTATTACTGTTACAGAATGTACCGAGTGATTATTGATTAGTGAACAGTTACGTAAAGATAAAAGACATTAACCGGTGGAAGCGTTTTTATTCTGTGGCCGTCTTCTACCTGCCCaagttttgtgttgttattaatattacatatttattcatattcatgttcaTTAAAAGCATTTGAGTCATAGCAATTTGGCAAAGTTGAACGACAAGTGTGTAAAATATGATGTTGCAacttgtgtaaaatgtaaaatagaaCACATTAGCTGCAACGCAGAATGCAGTTTTCTGAAATTTGAATTTACTCTTGGTATATGTAAAAGAAGACGGTTGGAAGAGCCGGTCTGAATCTGTGAAATGCAAAATTTAAGGGAAGCATTTTACCTTAAACCTGGGGAATGTCACCAGTATTTAAGTACGCACAAATGTACCGAAtactaataatataaatgttacCTCACACATTCCAAATGACTCCTTAATCCACTTGTGCGCTTCTGCCAAAAGCTGAACTCGGGTAATTAACTGTCACCTTTTGACAATGTCCCTGAGGCGTCAAAAAAACCTACCTGTTTTCACCGTTTCCACTGTGGTGTGTTTCAGAGTGGCCGGTCACCCTCTAGCCCAGAACGAGCGATGCCTGCACATGTTTCTACAGGACGAGTCCGTGGACAAGAACTACACCCcatccaaaatcagacaagccTGAAGAGAAACGATGGCCCCGCTTGGCCCCCGGTGCGGCTCAACCCCTGCTCAGCCCGGCGCGGTCCGACAACCCAAAGCTCTCGTCACTGCTCCAGGTTTCTCACAGACAATATACATTTCAAAGACGACCACCCGCCACCTCGTCCCAATAATATCGTTCACTCACTGCCTCTTTAAGTTCAGTTAGTGGTCCTGATCGGTGTTTGTTTTCCCCTTTCTAATTGGAGTCAAGGATGTTTAAAACATAACTGTGCTTCAGAGTAATTTAAAGTTATATCTCTTTGTCTGGAAATGCCACTAACATGgatatattatgtatttatcATTTAGCTCGTCATGTCTTAAAATATGTTCCTTTATGTAGTGAAGTCTTCTATGTATGCAAAGCTCTTGAAAAGACCCACATTTCccatcatttatatatatatacatatatatatatatatatgtacacacatatttatatatatgtgtgtatatatatatatatatatatatatatatacacacatatttatatatatgtgtgtatatatatccgATAATGGCATGGCTCACCGTAAATAT
The sequence above is drawn from the Solea senegalensis isolate Sse05_10M linkage group LG17, IFAPA_SoseM_1, whole genome shotgun sequence genome and encodes:
- the snx3 gene encoding sorting nexin-3, coding for MADTIADTRRLCAKPQNFNDAYGPPSNFLEIDVSDPQTVGVGRAKYTTYEIRLKTNLPIFKLKESSVRRRYSDFEWLRAELERESKVVVPPLPGKAFIRQLPFRGDDGIFEDGFIEERRQGLEQFLNKVAGHPLAQNERCLHMFLQDESVDKNYTPSKIRQA